Proteins encoded within one genomic window of Acidihalobacter prosperus:
- the yghU gene encoding glutathione-dependent disulfide-bond oxidoreductase, with the protein MADAKPYTPPRVWTWDRANGGHFARINRPVAGATHEKALPVGKHPLQLYSLGTPNGIKVTIMLEELLALGHAGAEYDAWLIDILEGEQFSSGFVAVNPNSKIPAMVDLSTTPATRVFESGSILLYLAEKFGAFLPVEHAKRTETLNWLFWHMGATADLGGGFGHFYAYAPEKWQYPIDRYAMEVKRQMDVLNRNLNEREFIAGDEYTIADMGIFPWYGELAKGRLYEAGEFLSVHEYPHVIRWADTLLAREPVRRGRMVNRTRGEPAEQLRERHDASDFDTRTEDKLMRD; encoded by the coding sequence ATGGCCGACGCCAAACCCTACACGCCTCCCAGGGTCTGGACCTGGGATCGCGCAAACGGCGGGCATTTCGCCCGCATCAACCGACCCGTGGCCGGCGCCACCCACGAGAAGGCCCTGCCGGTCGGCAAGCATCCACTGCAGCTTTACTCCCTGGGTACGCCCAACGGCATCAAGGTCACCATCATGCTGGAGGAACTGCTCGCGCTCGGACATGCCGGCGCGGAATACGATGCCTGGCTGATCGACATTCTCGAAGGCGAGCAGTTCTCCAGCGGTTTCGTCGCGGTGAACCCCAATTCGAAAATTCCGGCCATGGTCGACCTCAGCACGACCCCGGCGACGCGAGTATTCGAATCGGGCTCGATCCTGCTTTATCTGGCCGAAAAGTTCGGCGCCTTCCTGCCGGTCGAACACGCCAAACGGACTGAAACCCTGAACTGGCTGTTCTGGCACATGGGCGCCACGGCCGATCTCGGCGGCGGCTTCGGTCATTTTTATGCCTACGCCCCCGAAAAATGGCAGTATCCGATCGACCGCTACGCGATGGAAGTCAAACGCCAGATGGACGTGCTCAACCGCAATCTGAACGAACGCGAGTTCATCGCCGGCGACGAGTACACCATCGCGGACATGGGCATCTTCCCCTGGTACGGCGAGTTGGCGAAGGGCCGGCTCTACGAAGCGGGAGAATTCCTTTCGGTGCACGAATATCCCCACGTCATCCGCTGGGCGGACACCCTCCTCGCCCGCGAACCCGTGCGCCGCGGACGCATGGTCAACCGTACCCGCGGCGAACCCGCCGAACAGCTGCGCGAACGCCACGACGCCAGCGACTTCGACACCCGTACCGAAGACAAGCTCATGCGAGACTGA
- a CDS encoding Wadjet anti-phage system protein JetD domain-containing protein, translated as MIEISLKRNRKPYEAEYAGATFRLVESGEALLRSWLSRPVQPRYRDLWGTAVASRAEAFVYNGNSLILHPVSVSGKSAEEVVEAFIRVGALACGGLTLRQLSARCFWGHSKLLDTREELLKCIFRDVVIAPRPVLVHSRLAAARGDILFIENQDSYVQALAGIPEEVVLLDLVYVAGFRGSAARIRTRSGASLHYHGAVKPSCRKPFEDWWFGERHENYRLWFWGDLDYAGMAILKALRQRFGDVRAWPAGYDAQLVLLEAGGGHHPELADKTEQCDPGKTGCAYADEILLPALRRQGRFVDQEAT; from the coding sequence GTGATCGAGATATCGCTGAAACGCAATCGTAAACCTTATGAAGCGGAGTATGCGGGCGCCACTTTCAGGTTGGTCGAGAGCGGGGAGGCTCTACTGCGAAGCTGGCTGTCACGTCCTGTGCAGCCTCGTTACCGGGATCTGTGGGGCACAGCTGTGGCATCACGTGCCGAGGCCTTTGTCTATAATGGGAATTCGTTGATTTTGCATCCTGTCAGCGTGTCAGGAAAATCGGCAGAAGAGGTTGTAGAGGCCTTTATCCGAGTAGGGGCGCTCGCATGTGGCGGTCTGACATTGCGCCAGTTGAGCGCCCGCTGTTTTTGGGGGCACTCGAAACTGCTCGACACGCGAGAGGAATTGCTCAAATGCATCTTCCGCGATGTTGTCATCGCCCCGCGGCCGGTGCTGGTCCACTCACGCCTTGCCGCTGCTCGCGGGGATATATTGTTCATCGAAAACCAGGATAGCTACGTCCAGGCGTTGGCCGGTATCCCGGAAGAGGTCGTTCTGCTCGATCTGGTCTACGTCGCCGGATTCCGCGGCAGCGCGGCGCGTATACGCACGCGCAGTGGCGCGAGCCTGCACTATCATGGCGCCGTAAAGCCCAGCTGCCGTAAACCATTCGAAGATTGGTGGTTCGGCGAGCGACATGAGAACTACCGTCTCTGGTTTTGGGGAGACCTGGATTACGCCGGCATGGCAATCCTCAAGGCGTTGCGCCAGCGTTTCGGTGATGTGCGCGCTTGGCCGGCGGGCTATGACGCCCAACTGGTGCTGCTTGAGGCCGGCGGCGGACATCATCCCGAACTGGCCGACAAAACCGAACAGTGCGATCCGGGGAAGACCGGCTGCGCCTATGCAGACGAAATCTTGTTGCCAGCGCTGCGTCGGCAAGGTCGCTTCGTTGATCAGGAAGCGACCTGA
- a CDS encoding ATP-binding protein has product MFLKRFVFINWGNIPSIDFEFGPLNLFSGGNGSGKTTAADAIQTVMTAAHESLFQYNPGQDETTQRGRGGKRVRTLASYVLGCDDGSYARLDPTDGYVAAVFQPNEGEPAEPFTAVIGVRAWLDIAGGNTVARQDDAQYFIVPGAELALGDFVREEESGRYVVALSELQTELIRMLGKRRVERYDAKKAYLRRLYGALRGKPDSVTETEAVAAARAFSRFMAYKPVKSIDRFVAEEILEPKDLGEAIRSVSSQLKTIHGMERDASRLLASIDTLARANAHAQAYIDHWIDLNLLDYTLAQAEYGLRQQDYLRGKALQREQRAEQAELEARLATVQTQTVGVQRQLIELEAQRQGVDALRQKDEIERQSQALGEALVEGAHRLVEQDRTVAANVEATRTILRALDDPSVAETLPGPSASEAQALGRAVVETAGEMLADVHALVQRDIAGGGAGLEQRLEALLAVQRAHNRWHALWHAARESGSARDRLMNLAHAARARYGALAHQRDEKRREIERLGANLVSYPPAVERALKAIRQQCPEADPRVLCDHVEVRDARWQAAIEGYLGGARFSILVAPDHEAQAIRIVRALPGRDNRARVIQGHKAAEDAARIALDTQSIIHVLEFSHAVARHYLVASYGSVVRVESAEALRGTRRGVTDDGMASGNYSMWRCDMGDADLVFGAAARARALTAKHAELEAIEIEWHAAGDQIQQAAALLQAVDRVAVSAYGDVLRDVLATRRALDENESRLARLDLSEHQDLEQRLQALQAEYAELSTEKDRLNEHKGKLGKELEDTERQLKALDGLQNRNRETVAAREADLAAIAPVWPDFALEARLETADREARELNIEFSKQYRQELERNLHTAERRLAEAVLQHNQDCRPSDAIVYAPFSGEYGPALFQSVCEVRRELDRVHNLLRNNILVEKHAQLAELKDAFNNAFVSHLCHAIYQALNEGRRQIDLLNKELQHHRFGADREVFRFASEWVPEYRDYSRFFEEVVRTPGLGDEVTLFDAQLSERSRGIRDRLMAMLLDEDEQRAVRELERIADYRNYRRYEIYKEVAGKAPIPLSEYGTGSGGQLETPAYIIRSAAITSAFRFAEGAVHLRMVLVDEAFSKMDEARSREVIQYLAESLGLQLIFIMPTSKCGPYLDLISNEFVFAKVPSEAPRGQLSTRVLVDRKQCNRARIEALWKRHRHSVYQQAELDFMEAFGS; this is encoded by the coding sequence ATGTTTCTTAAGCGTTTCGTCTTCATCAATTGGGGTAACATCCCGAGCATCGACTTCGAGTTCGGCCCGCTCAATCTGTTCTCCGGCGGCAACGGCTCGGGCAAGACCACGGCGGCCGACGCGATCCAGACGGTGATGACCGCCGCCCACGAAAGCCTGTTCCAGTACAACCCCGGCCAGGACGAAACCACCCAGCGCGGGCGTGGGGGCAAGCGCGTGCGCACGCTCGCCTCCTATGTGCTCGGTTGCGACGACGGCAGTTATGCGCGCCTGGACCCCACCGATGGCTACGTTGCCGCCGTGTTCCAACCGAACGAGGGCGAACCGGCCGAGCCGTTCACCGCTGTCATCGGCGTGCGCGCCTGGCTGGATATCGCCGGCGGCAACACGGTGGCACGCCAGGACGACGCGCAGTACTTCATTGTCCCCGGTGCCGAACTCGCGCTCGGCGATTTCGTGCGCGAGGAGGAATCCGGCCGTTACGTGGTGGCGCTCAGCGAACTCCAGACCGAGCTGATCCGGATGTTGGGCAAGCGGCGCGTCGAACGATACGACGCCAAGAAAGCCTATTTGCGCCGCCTTTACGGTGCCCTGCGCGGCAAGCCCGATTCCGTTACCGAAACGGAAGCGGTGGCCGCCGCGCGCGCCTTTTCGCGCTTCATGGCCTACAAGCCGGTCAAAAGCATCGACCGTTTCGTGGCCGAGGAAATCCTCGAACCCAAGGATCTCGGAGAAGCGATCCGCTCGGTCTCCAGCCAGCTCAAGACCATCCACGGCATGGAGCGCGACGCGTCGAGGCTGCTGGCCTCGATCGACACGCTCGCCCGTGCCAACGCTCACGCACAGGCCTATATCGACCACTGGATCGACCTCAACCTGCTCGATTACACGCTCGCCCAGGCCGAATACGGCCTGCGCCAGCAGGACTACCTGCGTGGCAAGGCGCTGCAGCGAGAACAGCGCGCGGAACAGGCCGAACTCGAGGCGCGTCTCGCGACCGTTCAAACCCAGACGGTCGGCGTACAGCGCCAGCTGATCGAACTGGAAGCCCAGCGCCAGGGTGTCGACGCGCTGCGTCAGAAGGACGAAATCGAGCGCCAGTCGCAGGCACTCGGCGAGGCCTTGGTCGAAGGCGCCCACCGGCTGGTCGAGCAGGATCGGACGGTTGCGGCGAATGTGGAGGCCACGCGCACGATCCTGCGCGCGCTGGACGATCCATCCGTGGCCGAGACGTTGCCCGGGCCGTCCGCTTCGGAGGCACAGGCGCTCGGACGGGCGGTGGTCGAGACCGCAGGCGAGATGCTGGCGGACGTCCATGCGCTGGTGCAGCGCGACATCGCCGGTGGCGGCGCGGGGTTGGAACAGCGCCTGGAGGCGCTGCTGGCGGTGCAGCGGGCACATAATCGCTGGCACGCGCTGTGGCACGCGGCACGCGAATCCGGGAGCGCGCGCGATCGCTTGATGAATCTGGCGCACGCCGCGCGCGCCCGCTATGGCGCGTTGGCGCATCAGCGCGACGAGAAACGGCGCGAGATCGAACGCCTCGGCGCGAATCTGGTGAGTTATCCGCCGGCGGTGGAGCGGGCGCTCAAGGCCATCCGCCAGCAGTGCCCGGAAGCCGATCCGCGCGTGCTCTGCGATCATGTCGAGGTCCGCGACGCGCGTTGGCAGGCGGCGATCGAAGGCTATCTCGGCGGCGCGCGATTCTCCATCCTCGTCGCGCCGGATCACGAGGCGCAGGCTATCCGTATCGTCCGCGCGCTGCCGGGGCGCGACAACCGGGCGCGGGTCATTCAGGGCCACAAGGCCGCCGAGGACGCTGCCCGGATCGCGCTCGACACGCAGTCGATCATCCATGTGCTGGAATTCAGCCATGCGGTGGCCAGGCATTACCTGGTGGCGAGCTACGGCAGCGTCGTGCGCGTCGAATCCGCCGAAGCGCTGCGCGGCACGCGGCGGGGGGTGACGGATGACGGTATGGCTTCCGGCAACTACAGCATGTGGCGCTGCGACATGGGCGACGCCGACCTGGTCTTCGGTGCCGCCGCGCGCGCGCGCGCCCTGACCGCCAAGCACGCCGAACTGGAAGCCATCGAGATTGAATGGCACGCCGCCGGCGACCAGATCCAGCAGGCGGCGGCATTGCTGCAGGCCGTCGACCGCGTGGCCGTTTCGGCCTACGGCGACGTGTTGCGCGATGTGCTGGCCACGCGCCGTGCGCTCGACGAAAACGAATCACGCCTGGCCCGGCTCGATCTTTCCGAACACCAGGACCTGGAACAGCGGCTGCAGGCGCTACAGGCGGAGTATGCGGAACTGAGTACCGAAAAGGACCGGCTCAACGAACACAAGGGCAAGCTCGGCAAGGAGCTGGAGGACACCGAGCGACAACTCAAGGCGCTGGACGGTCTGCAGAACCGAAACCGGGAGACGGTGGCGGCGCGCGAGGCCGATCTGGCCGCGATCGCCCCGGTCTGGCCCGATTTCGCCCTAGAAGCCCGGCTGGAAACGGCCGACCGGGAGGCGCGCGAACTCAATATCGAATTCTCGAAACAGTATAGGCAGGAGCTGGAAAGAAACCTGCACACGGCCGAACGCCGGCTCGCCGAGGCCGTTCTGCAACACAACCAGGACTGCCGCCCCTCGGACGCCATCGTCTATGCGCCGTTCAGCGGCGAATACGGCCCGGCGCTGTTCCAGTCCGTGTGCGAAGTTCGGCGCGAACTTGACCGCGTGCACAACCTGTTGCGCAACAACATCCTGGTGGAAAAGCACGCCCAGCTGGCCGAACTCAAGGATGCGTTCAACAACGCCTTCGTTTCGCATCTCTGCCATGCCATTTACCAAGCGCTCAACGAAGGGCGGCGCCAGATCGACCTGCTGAACAAGGAGCTGCAGCACCATCGCTTCGGCGCCGATCGGGAGGTATTCCGCTTCGCCAGCGAGTGGGTGCCCGAATACCGCGACTATTCGCGTTTCTTCGAGGAAGTCGTGCGCACGCCGGGGCTGGGTGACGAAGTGACGCTGTTCGACGCGCAGCTCAGTGAGCGTTCCCGCGGCATACGCGACCGGCTCATGGCCATGCTGCTCGACGAGGACGAGCAGCGCGCGGTGCGCGAACTCGAACGCATTGCCGACTACCGCAATTACCGCCGCTACGAGATCTACAAGGAAGTGGCGGGCAAGGCGCCGATCCCGCTCAGCGAATACGGCACCGGCTCCGGAGGGCAGTTGGAAACCCCGGCCTACATCATCCGTTCGGCTGCGATCACCTCCGCCTTCCGTTTCGCCGAGGGCGCGGTCCATCTGCGCATGGTGCTGGTGGACGAGGCCTTCTCGAAGATGGACGAAGCGCGCTCACGCGAAGTCATCCAGTATCTCGCCGAATCGCTCGGCCTGCAGCTGATCTTCATCATGCCGACCAGCAAGTGCGGACCGTATCTCGATCTGATCAGCAACGAATTCGTGTTCGCCAAGGTGCCTAGCGAGGCACCCCGCGGGCAGTTGTCGACACGGGTGCTGGTCGACCGCAAGCAGTGCAACCGGGCGCGCATCGAAGCGCTCTGGAAACGCCACCGGCATTCCGTCTACCAGCAGGCCGAGCTGGATTTCATGGAGGCCTTCGGATCGTAA
- a CDS encoding DUF4194 domain-containing protein, whose product MLTDYLTEGLEKAGVTLDEYRELCLRLLNYGVLCRDESQIEQQLYDRYLRVAEWVDDYLSVVGVRVFHDRRFAYLRLYPPGSRMPGVEEASEEAFAGGLRARLRQDEVALLLVLRQQYDKALREGQLDDGGYVTESIESLGIALRNQLGRMLPERLTDRKRVFERLRRLRLIQYRQEDDLDTGEAGLRIHPMITAFVTDEALIALEDALPAEAPPEEDDVS is encoded by the coding sequence ATGCTGACTGACTATCTGACCGAAGGACTCGAAAAGGCCGGCGTCACGCTGGACGAATACCGTGAGCTGTGCCTGCGGCTGCTCAACTATGGCGTCCTCTGTCGCGACGAAAGCCAGATCGAACAGCAGCTGTACGATCGCTACCTGCGTGTGGCCGAATGGGTGGACGATTATCTTTCGGTGGTCGGCGTGCGGGTGTTTCACGACCGCCGCTTCGCCTACCTGCGGCTCTATCCCCCCGGCAGCCGGATGCCAGGCGTGGAGGAGGCATCGGAGGAGGCGTTCGCAGGCGGTCTGCGCGCGCGTCTGCGCCAGGACGAGGTTGCCCTGTTGCTGGTGCTGCGGCAGCAGTACGACAAGGCCCTGCGCGAAGGGCAGCTCGACGATGGCGGCTACGTGACCGAGTCGATCGAATCCCTCGGCATCGCCCTGCGCAACCAACTGGGGCGCATGCTGCCGGAGAGGCTTACCGATCGCAAACGGGTGTTCGAGCGGCTGCGCCGGCTGCGCCTGATCCAGTATCGTCAGGAAGACGACCTCGATACCGGCGAAGCGGGTCTGCGCATTCATCCGATGATCACCGCCTTCGTCACCGACGAGGCCCTGATCGCCCTGGAAGACGCGTTGCCGGCCGAAGCGCCGCCGGAGGAAGACGATGTTTCTTAA
- a CDS encoding Wadjet anti-phage system protein JetA family protein, with product MSCIPARVDYNRRHFEHSRPGTGLHVLFDDTRRHFFRPLNGKYRGQVADCLILLYTRLYGAYADYSRHFMREQVVEVLEEAIARSPVFDEDEADEYTPGARSPREQANWILALLLEHGWLERQMDEVTLQASYAFTRHGRLFTQPMIDAAGGRFRTRHRNTRNTRNALQSFLDKGEAYDLLDAYEYSERIVADFSDVIAELDERRRELVREVESQQIVQRASDEFFDFMEKRFMPDVAIRLSADSVEKYRDEIAGLIERIKRKRREFKEQAEHELRRAAPELIEAPGRSVLYAILDGIDARMHNASTTMLPALRQALNGFTRRADIIMRQLSYAGGGVQNRLLRLTERFRQATPEQQSQALAVAGEALATLAVGFVVGDAVRLHAARRPRVVNARVEAVPMHDATTRRELFLQSALDQAFAFNSRAQREYVLAALRDGHRVHSQNLPVRDARDLLMSAHAIEIGALSTSEFAVRVTPTRQRVTTDYFEATDEFTLELTTPQDHAD from the coding sequence ATGTCGTGTATTCCTGCCCGGGTCGATTACAATCGCCGCCACTTCGAGCATTCGCGACCCGGGACCGGCCTCCACGTGCTTTTCGACGATACCAGAAGGCATTTCTTCCGCCCGCTCAACGGCAAATACCGGGGGCAGGTGGCCGACTGCCTGATCCTGCTCTACACGCGCCTGTATGGCGCCTACGCGGATTACAGCCGGCATTTCATGCGCGAGCAAGTGGTGGAAGTCCTGGAGGAAGCCATCGCGCGCAGTCCGGTTTTCGATGAGGACGAGGCCGACGAATACACGCCCGGCGCCCGTAGCCCGCGCGAGCAGGCCAACTGGATACTGGCGCTGCTGCTGGAGCATGGCTGGCTGGAACGTCAGATGGACGAGGTCACGCTGCAGGCCAGCTACGCATTTACGCGCCATGGCCGCTTGTTCACGCAGCCCATGATCGATGCCGCCGGCGGGCGTTTTCGTACGCGACACCGCAACACGCGCAATACGCGCAACGCCCTGCAGTCCTTTCTCGACAAGGGCGAGGCCTACGACCTGTTGGATGCATACGAATATTCCGAGCGTATCGTCGCGGATTTCTCCGACGTGATCGCCGAATTGGACGAGCGCAGGCGCGAGCTGGTCAGGGAGGTCGAGTCGCAGCAGATCGTGCAGCGCGCCTCCGACGAGTTCTTCGATTTCATGGAAAAACGCTTCATGCCCGATGTCGCGATCCGACTCTCGGCCGATTCGGTCGAGAAATACCGCGACGAGATCGCCGGGCTGATCGAGCGCATCAAGCGCAAGCGCCGCGAATTCAAGGAACAGGCGGAACACGAACTGCGGCGGGCGGCGCCGGAGCTGATCGAGGCGCCCGGCCGCTCGGTGCTATATGCCATTCTCGACGGCATCGATGCGCGCATGCACAACGCCTCGACCACCATGCTGCCGGCCCTGCGCCAGGCGCTCAATGGGTTTACCCGCCGGGCCGACATCATCATGCGTCAGCTCAGCTACGCCGGCGGCGGCGTGCAAAACCGGCTGCTGCGCCTGACCGAGCGTTTCAGACAGGCCACGCCGGAGCAGCAGTCGCAGGCGCTGGCCGTGGCCGGCGAGGCGTTGGCCACGCTTGCGGTCGGATTCGTCGTCGGCGATGCCGTGCGCCTGCATGCGGCGCGTCGCCCGCGCGTCGTCAACGCCCGTGTGGAGGCGGTGCCGATGCACGACGCGACGACGCGGCGCGAGCTGTTCCTGCAGTCCGCGCTCGATCAGGCCTTTGCCTTCAACAGCCGTGCGCAGCGGGAATACGTGCTGGCCGCGCTGCGCGACGGTCACCGCGTGCACAGCCAGAACCTGCCCGTGCGCGATGCCAGGGACTTGCTGATGAGCGCCCATGCCATTGAAATCGGCGCCTTGTCGACCAGCGAATTCGCGGTCAGGGTTACGCCCACCCGGCAGCGCGTGACGACCGACTACTTCGAAGCGACCGACGAATTCACGCTCGAACTGACCACTCCCCAGGACCATGCTGACTGA
- a CDS encoding IclR family transcriptional regulator has protein sequence MNKAGNPIQVIERSAALLDAIAAQAEPTSLKVLSAETGLHPSTAFRILASLIDTGFVERDAAGGYVLGRKLLQLAGRVRRGIDIREEARAHMEWLRDQIGETVNLTVREGDEVIYIERVAPKRMMRVEQVIGSRAPLHVTAVGKLMLGELGDAFLRAYARRTGLPAYTPKTITSVERLLTVVHQARAQGTALDDEEAEEGVGCIGTLVHDSTGAVVAGLSISAPMERRRDAWVALVREAGRRIAARLGYFGD, from the coding sequence ATGAACAAAGCAGGCAACCCCATTCAGGTCATCGAGCGTTCGGCCGCGCTGCTCGACGCCATCGCGGCCCAGGCGGAGCCGACCAGTCTCAAGGTTCTGTCCGCCGAGACCGGCCTCCATCCTTCGACGGCGTTCCGCATACTCGCGTCGCTGATCGATACGGGCTTCGTCGAACGCGATGCCGCCGGGGGCTATGTGCTTGGCCGCAAACTGCTGCAGCTCGCGGGCCGGGTGCGCCGTGGCATCGATATCCGCGAGGAGGCGCGCGCGCACATGGAATGGCTGCGCGATCAGATCGGCGAGACCGTCAACCTAACCGTGCGCGAAGGCGACGAGGTGATCTACATCGAGCGCGTCGCGCCCAAGCGCATGATGCGTGTCGAGCAGGTGATCGGCAGCCGCGCGCCTTTGCACGTGACCGCCGTCGGCAAACTCATGCTGGGTGAGCTGGGCGATGCGTTTTTACGCGCATATGCCCGCCGTACCGGCCTGCCTGCGTATACGCCGAAGACCATTACCTCCGTCGAACGCCTGCTGACGGTGGTGCATCAGGCCCGTGCGCAGGGCACGGCACTGGACGACGAGGAGGCGGAAGAGGGCGTCGGCTGCATCGGCACGCTGGTGCACGACAGCACCGGCGCCGTGGTGGCCGGGCTGTCGATTTCCGCGCCCATGGAGCGCCGTCGGGATGCCTGGGTAGCGCTGGTGCGCGAAGCCGGCCGCCGTATTGCGGCGCGTTTGGGGTATTTCGGGGACTGA
- a CDS encoding phosphoketolase family protein, whose amino-acid sequence MSSNPIEIDHSHLPAYCEGIRHLGEPWADFERYADHAIIQEGQSAIADPADPRAVYQTLLAADALRYVTLQVCGSKGSGHPGGFASSAEAHAALMMLGHTNIVTEVGHHAPGFYASMFLDGSLEAMGIRTLNDMMARFREKHGLLGHLSGAIPGLLAPAGPLGQGQHFAMAGALLHRDKLFPVTIGDGGMGEPYVLNAMMHFHTAYPEVTNFLPVLVWNGYSQEHHSMVSLLDNGAMTAYWEGHGFDEVVLVDAKDFDDSAQDGAFVDSSRFGHDARMAFAARVLAEMDRAAKSALGGKLTAFVLKQLKGTGVHAVGAKSHNLYPADTLDAAHIVDGLKRRALPAQAWHIVRENLGRAGGGPAAKTAVTETELALAPLPAFAMQDFAKGEKAVPSTAMGALVAQLGQADPRFVVTNADGNEASAMKNINDALKIRHPTQDPLYNQMPNGQVYEPLNEDACAGLAAGLALFGSRALWLSYESFAINGWPIVQTVTQAMAELRRKTPSIVTMFTAGALEQGRNGWTHQRPEIENYFAAMMRNGNVYPLFPCDANAIQAAYAYATDSCNKGMVIIASKSPLPVYLSLEEARTAVEEGAAVLYESAGGDKGTVVFAVTGDMVFLPVFEAKQALEAEGYRVRIVAVINPRRLYRPGDVAWDTVSQGDGRFMDDVRFDSLFDGDVLLAVSGGPSAPLEPVLLRTRAARRDTLCWKRGETTASPAEIMDFNGITASRMIERVRALS is encoded by the coding sequence ATGAGCAGCAATCCCATCGAGATCGACCACAGCCATCTGCCCGCCTACTGCGAGGGTATCCGTCACCTGGGCGAACCGTGGGCGGATTTCGAACGCTACGCGGACCACGCGATCATCCAGGAGGGACAGTCGGCCATTGCCGATCCGGCCGACCCGCGCGCCGTGTACCAGACCCTGCTCGCCGCGGATGCCTTGCGTTATGTGACCCTGCAGGTTTGCGGCTCCAAGGGCTCGGGCCATCCGGGCGGCTTCGCCTCCAGTGCAGAGGCCCATGCCGCACTGATGATGCTCGGCCACACCAACATCGTCACCGAGGTCGGCCACCATGCGCCCGGCTTCTATGCCTCGATGTTCCTCGACGGCTCGCTGGAGGCGATGGGTATCCGCACCCTCAACGACATGATGGCGCGCTTCCGTGAGAAGCATGGCTTGCTGGGACATCTTTCCGGCGCCATCCCCGGCCTGCTTGCGCCCGCAGGCCCGCTCGGCCAGGGCCAGCATTTCGCCATGGCCGGGGCGCTGCTGCATCGCGACAAACTGTTTCCGGTGACCATCGGCGACGGCGGCATGGGCGAACCCTACGTGCTCAACGCCATGATGCATTTCCACACGGCCTACCCCGAGGTGACCAATTTCCTGCCCGTACTGGTCTGGAACGGCTATTCGCAGGAACACCACTCCATGGTGTCGCTGCTCGACAACGGCGCCATGACCGCCTACTGGGAGGGACACGGCTTCGACGAAGTGGTTCTGGTCGACGCCAAGGACTTCGACGACAGCGCGCAGGACGGCGCCTTCGTGGACAGCAGCCGCTTCGGCCATGACGCGCGCATGGCCTTCGCCGCGCGCGTGCTGGCGGAGATGGACCGCGCCGCGAAATCCGCGCTGGGCGGCAAACTCACCGCCTTCGTGCTCAAGCAGCTCAAGGGAACCGGCGTACACGCAGTCGGCGCCAAATCGCACAACCTCTATCCGGCCGATACCCTGGATGCGGCGCACATCGTAGACGGCCTCAAACGCCGGGCGTTGCCGGCGCAGGCCTGGCACATCGTACGTGAAAACCTCGGCCGCGCAGGCGGCGGACCTGCAGCCAAGACGGCCGTGACCGAAACCGAGCTCGCGCTCGCGCCGTTGCCGGCATTCGCCATGCAGGACTTTGCCAAGGGCGAAAAGGCCGTGCCCTCGACGGCAATGGGCGCACTGGTCGCACAGCTCGGCCAGGCCGATCCGCGCTTCGTGGTCACCAATGCCGACGGCAACGAGGCCTCGGCGATGAAGAACATCAACGACGCGCTGAAGATCCGTCACCCGACGCAGGACCCGCTCTACAACCAGATGCCGAACGGACAGGTCTACGAACCCCTGAACGAGGATGCTTGCGCCGGCCTGGCGGCGGGACTTGCCCTGTTCGGTTCACGCGCGCTGTGGCTATCCTACGAATCCTTCGCGATCAACGGCTGGCCGATCGTCCAGACCGTCACCCAGGCGATGGCCGAGCTGCGCCGCAAGACGCCCTCGATCGTCACCATGTTCACCGCCGGCGCACTGGAACAGGGACGCAATGGCTGGACCCACCAGCGGCCGGAGATCGAGAACTACTTCGCGGCCATGATGCGCAACGGCAACGTGTATCCGCTGTTCCCCTGCGATGCCAATGCGATTCAGGCCGCCTACGCCTATGCCACCGACAGCTGCAACAAGGGCATGGTGATCATCGCCTCCAAGAGTCCGCTACCGGTGTACCTGAGCCTGGAGGAAGCCCGCACCGCCGTCGAGGAAGGCGCCGCCGTGCTGTATGAATCCGCAGGCGGCGACAAGGGCACGGTGGTCTTCGCGGTCACCGGCGACATGGTGTTCCTGCCGGTGTTCGAGGCCAAGCAGGCGCTGGAAGCCGAAGGTTATCGCGTGCGCATCGTCGCCGTGATCAACCCGCGCCGCCTGTACCGCCCGGGCGATGTCGCATGGGATACCGTGTCGCAGGGGGACGGCCGATTCATGGACGATGTCCGGTTCGATTCGCTGTTCGACGGCGACGTGCTGCTCGCCGTCAGCGGCGGGCCGAGCGCGCCGCTGGAGCCGGTACTGCTGCGCACGCGCGCGGCACGTCGCGACACCCTGTGCTGGAAGCGCGGCGAGACGACCGCCTCCCCGGCCGAGATCATGGACTTCAACGGTATCACCGCCAGCCGCATGATCGAGCGCGTCCGCGCGCTGTCGTAG